A genomic stretch from Acropora palmata chromosome 13, jaAcrPala1.3, whole genome shotgun sequence includes:
- the LOC141864296 gene encoding uncharacterized protein LOC141864296 — translation MEKRSRISDVQRGILERLYEGGMVGTGAMYKEMVLKAATDTGLTKAQVEKWIGNQRRKRPQESSLVQDATLKRIKGVRGPNSYNLFCAEFFKTDECKGLTYQEKNKKASDKWKERSYSEKKKFVDSAKVYKELNVKVSELSEEQKRKLIDRHRKKLLEEILVLEDLRCQTSTLYLDISGEVYNLGSKAGTAFHATNQDISIKFREYFGGSNQQFTIAHVQDLFNKKYSDVCGKPCKVPYLKGGFEVHGLPEGIPFKKPYNYGRIQLKKIMLHAHNIHFTITSTPTSTSTPASHSSRCTSTPSPASTSGATSIQTSAPTAPTAISLATTTTSAADVQNEGAKRALDGGRVEEEEVEVVDLCLSASERLTLYASCKDFFTPDAWLCVGVNMKHSDEATSLVLPIYTTADEQFWPFHTISKPTRIVKSVNTTKIRGHWLDLRHDGCYNVLSNDQVLGKNIIRTAHGPLYFKCFINLNSEEQFSLPGAIRAVILGTLQQQGLCTV, via the exons ATGGAGAAGCGTTCTCGAATCTCAGACGTACAGAGAGGTATTTTAGAGCGATTATACGAAGGAGGGATGGTAGGAACGGGCGCCATGTACAAGGAAATGGTTCTTAAAGCTGCAACCGACACTGGTTTGACGAAGGCGCAAGTCGAG AAGTGGATTGGGAATCAGAGAAGAAAAAGGCCACAAGAATCATCTTTGGTTCAAGATGCCACACTAAAAAGAATCAAAGGTGTCAGAGGGCCGAATTCTTACAATTTATTTTGTGctgaattttttaaaacag ATGAATGTAAAGGTCTTACATACCAGGAGAAGAATAAGAAAGCATCTGataaatggaaagaaagaagttactcagagaaaaaaaaatttgtggaTTCAGCAAAAGTTTATAAAGAATTAAATGTCAAAGTATCAGAACTCTCTGAGgagcagaaaagaaaactaattgACAGACACAGAAAGAAACTTTTGGAAGAG ATATTGGTTCTTGAAGATTTGCGCTGCCAGACATCCACTTTATATCTGGATATCAGTGGTGAAGTGTATAACCTTGGTTCTAAGGCTGGAACAGCTTTTCATGCAACCAATCAAGATATAAGCATAAAATTCCGTGAATACTTTG GTGGAAGTAATCAGCAATTCACTATTGCTCACGTACAAGACCTTTTCAACAAGAAATACA GTGATGTCTGTGGTAAACCTTGCAAAGTTCCCTATTTAAAGGGTGGATTCGAAGTCCATGGTCTCCCAGAAGGCATTCCATTCAAGAAGCCTTACAACTATGGCCGTATTCAGTTGAAAAAGATAATGCTGCATGCACACAACATCCACTTTACCATTACATCTACTCCAACATCTACGTCCACCCCAGCATCTCACTCATCTAGATGTACGTCTACTCCATCACCTGCATCTACTTCAGGGGCTACATCTATTCAAACATCTGCTCCAACTGCACCCACAGCAATTTCTTTGGCTACTACCACTACTAGTGCAGCTGATGTCCAAAAT GAAGGAGCAAAGCGTGCACTGGATGGGGGAAGGgtggaagaagaagaggtaGAAGTGGTAGATTTGTGCCTTTCAGCTTCAGAAAGGCTGACACTGTATGCTTCATGTAAAGATTTTTTTACACCAGATGCTTGGTTATGTGTTGGTGTGAACATGAAGCACTCAGATGAGGCAACAAGCTTAGTGCTACCCATCTACACAACAGCTGATGAGCAATTCTGGCCTTTTCACACGATTTCAAAGCCAACAAGAATTGTGAAATCAGTGAATACCACTAAAATCAGAGGCCACTGGCTTGATCTCAGGCATGACGGATGTTATAATGTATTAAGTAATGATCAAGTGCTCGGAAAAAACATTATCCGCACCGCTCATGGCCCTCTTTATTTCAAGtgttttattaatttgaattCTGAGGAACAATTTAGTTTACCTGGTGCCATTCGTGCTGTCATTTTAGGTACACTTCAACAACAAGGATTATGTACTGTATAA
- the LOC141863617 gene encoding uncharacterized protein LOC141863617 has protein sequence MCRIRGCPQIGKSLKRLDNHLSRYHKGVTRAMNDRQSLNLSHSNKSYVTCLLPHCGKDVLHLSHHLRKKHSNMKVNEYHSTVDQVRKAYQSEGTKRLEKEGNKNRTYAKQGKMVTTKEKRQIPEKEKTIGAKYSPSEVLAADSDPVVIASESNLKVCNKKADGGERDEEIDKAYANDIQEKDDIKLDSNIENGNSDEILRYLVHNTTPDGVRFFLTAVRSGKTIAQFGRSWLCRVVLGEMQLSTLQCIYRYRKYLTSYYRLERYHPYPEKGMIHSCVACAATERGKCSCPIPPKSFYVFCRQKCLIDWNCTKCINFDRGPSHACFDFFHRTICHERYVASTRHSPYPPENWGRR, from the coding sequence ATGTGTCGCATTCGTGGATGTCCACAAATAGGGAAAAGTCTGAAACGACTAGATAACCACCTGTCCAGATACCACAAAGGGGTTACAAGGGCAATGAATGATCGCCAGTCCCTTAATCTATCTCATTCAAACAAATCGTACGTGACTTGTCTGTTACCCCATTGTGGCAAAGATGTATTGCACCTGTCCCACCATTTGAGAAAAAAGCACTCTAATATGAAGGTTAATGAGTACCACTCAACTGTGGACCAAGTACGAAAAGCATATCAAAGTGAAGGAACCAAGCGTCTGGAGAAAGAAGGTAATAAAAATCGAACCTATGCAAAACAAGGTAAAATGGTGACTACGAAGGAGAAACGGCAGATACCtgagaaagaaaagacaatTGGGGCAAAATATTCGCCTTCAGAAGTGCTTGCTGCTGATTCCGATCCAGTAGTGATTGCAAGTGAAAGTAATTTAAAAGTTTGTAACAAAAAGGCGGATGGAGGGGAAAGGGACGAAGAGATTGACAAAGCATATGCTAATGATATACAAGAAAAGGATGACATCAAGTTGGACAGTAATATTGAAAATGGCAACTCAGACGAAATTCTGCGTTATCTAGTGCATAACACAACACCAGATGGGGTCCGCTTCTTCTTGACAGCTGTGAGGAGCGGAAAGACTATTGCTCAATTTGGCCGGTCTTGGCTTTGCAGAGTTGTGTTGGGGGAAATGCAACTTTCAACGCTTCAATGCATCTACCGTTATCGCAAGTATTTGACCAGCTATTATCGTTTGGAAAGATATCACCCATACCCTGAGAAGGGAATGATTCATAGTTGTGTTGCATGTGCTGCGACAGAGAGAGGAAAATGCTCCTGTCCTATCCCACCAAAGTCGTTTTATGTATTTTGTAGGCAAAAGTGCTTGATTGACTGGAACTGCACTAAATGTATTAACTTTGATCGCGGACCGTCGCATGCCTGTTTTGACTTCTTCCACCGCACAATATGCCATGAGCGGTATGTTGCATCAACCAGACACAGTCCTTACCCGCCTGAAAACTGGGGGCGCCGTTAA
- the LOC141863625 gene encoding uncharacterized protein LOC141863625 isoform X1 → MDNEISEIVPREKDLSLQWDETYVELLVTASKLKTQIAYAKEEEPSQVDILERKMLRNERTIAGLEKKRGIRGRWQENDATFQIIQQRLTAKKRTNEVLRLHKMASEMIFLLELKAKYAEGQAIAIKLSNQIDKVVNSMNQGLATLNGLMEDEGATFEDIKDPGGKLYCELNCSNNTDNVPAGIKKKLVHLLFLEDRCKEEKTLVKEEMLRFFTFLFAQMNAITSYLDRESANRGLMSLLQQKIDVYKKNLQLLTSMRKDLVAFPNFEEPEETYQLFSEVEVETPTDVENLYDFSLFEDLECHSTHFRGWNDEDFDQ, encoded by the exons ATGGACAATGAAATCTCTGAGAtagtcccaagagaaaaag ATTTGTCTCTTCAGTGGGATGAAACCTATGTTGAACTTTTGGTGACAGCTTCTAAACTAAAAACCCAAATTGCTTATGCTAAGGAAGAAGAGCCTTCTCAGGTTGACATACTGGAAAGGAAAATGTTAAG aaatGAGAGGACAATCGCAGGCTTAGAGAAGAAGCGTGGCATCAGAGGACGGTGGCAAGAAAATGATGCCACCTTTCAAATTATACAGCAGCGACTGACTGCAAAGAAGCGAACCAATGAAGTACTGAGGCTTCACAAGATGGCATCAGAAATGATCTTTCTCTTGGagttaaaagcaaaatatgcAG AAGGTCAGGCCATTGCAATAAAATTGTCCAATCAGATTGACAAAGTGGTGAATTCAATGAACCAGGGGCTTGCCACGTTAAATGGACTGATGGAAGATGAGGGGGCAACATTTGAAGATATCAAAGATCCAGGCGGAAAACTTTACTGTGAACTTAATTGTTCAAATAATACAGATAATGTGCCAGCTGGTATAAAGAAAAAGTTGGTACACCTATTGTTTTTGGAAGACAGATGTAAGGAGGAAAAGACCCTTGTGAAAGAAGAGATGCTTCGatttttcacatttctttTTGCGCAAATGAATGCCATCACATCTTACCTAGATAGGGAAAGTGCGAATAGGGGGTTGATGTCACTCCTTCAACAGAAAATTGATGTCTACAAAAAGAATCTACAGTTATTGACATCTATGCGTAAAGATTTAGTTGCATTTCCTAATTTTGAAGAGCCTGAGGAAACCTATCAACTGTTTAGTGAAGTTGAAGTCGAAACACCAACTGATGTCGAAAATCTTTATGACTTTAGTCTCTTCGAAGACCTAGAATGTCATAGTACACATTTTAGAGGGTGGAATGATGAGGATTTTGACcaataa
- the LOC141863625 gene encoding uncharacterized protein LOC141863625 isoform X2, which yields MLRNERTIAGLEKKRGIRGRWQENDATFQIIQQRLTAKKRTNEVLRLHKMASEMIFLLELKAKYAEGQAIAIKLSNQIDKVVNSMNQGLATLNGLMEDEGATFEDIKDPGGKLYCELNCSNNTDNVPAGIKKKLVHLLFLEDRCKEEKTLVKEEMLRFFTFLFAQMNAITSYLDRESANRGLMSLLQQKIDVYKKNLQLLTSMRKDLVAFPNFEEPEETYQLFSEVEVETPTDVENLYDFSLFEDLECHSTHFRGWNDEDFDQ from the exons ATGTTAAG aaatGAGAGGACAATCGCAGGCTTAGAGAAGAAGCGTGGCATCAGAGGACGGTGGCAAGAAAATGATGCCACCTTTCAAATTATACAGCAGCGACTGACTGCAAAGAAGCGAACCAATGAAGTACTGAGGCTTCACAAGATGGCATCAGAAATGATCTTTCTCTTGGagttaaaagcaaaatatgcAG AAGGTCAGGCCATTGCAATAAAATTGTCCAATCAGATTGACAAAGTGGTGAATTCAATGAACCAGGGGCTTGCCACGTTAAATGGACTGATGGAAGATGAGGGGGCAACATTTGAAGATATCAAAGATCCAGGCGGAAAACTTTACTGTGAACTTAATTGTTCAAATAATACAGATAATGTGCCAGCTGGTATAAAGAAAAAGTTGGTACACCTATTGTTTTTGGAAGACAGATGTAAGGAGGAAAAGACCCTTGTGAAAGAAGAGATGCTTCGatttttcacatttctttTTGCGCAAATGAATGCCATCACATCTTACCTAGATAGGGAAAGTGCGAATAGGGGGTTGATGTCACTCCTTCAACAGAAAATTGATGTCTACAAAAAGAATCTACAGTTATTGACATCTATGCGTAAAGATTTAGTTGCATTTCCTAATTTTGAAGAGCCTGAGGAAACCTATCAACTGTTTAGTGAAGTTGAAGTCGAAACACCAACTGATGTCGAAAATCTTTATGACTTTAGTCTCTTCGAAGACCTAGAATGTCATAGTACACATTTTAGAGGGTGGAATGATGAGGATTTTGACcaataa